A window of Hevea brasiliensis isolate MT/VB/25A 57/8 chromosome 14, ASM3005281v1, whole genome shotgun sequence contains these coding sequences:
- the LOC110656002 gene encoding triacylglycerol lipase 1 isoform X2, whose amino-acid sequence MEMIMLIILSLLIPAICGEFIARGANLRHQSPGETLCSQLIEPAGYPCTEHTIQTKDGYLLALQRVSSRNGNIRLQRGPPVLLQHGLFMAGDAWFLDSPEQSLGYILADEGFDIWVGNVRGTFWSYGHVSLSDKDKEFWDWSWQELALFDLSEMIQHIYSTANSKVFVVGHSQGTLMSLAALTQPNIVEMVEAAALLCPISYLEHISAPFVLRMVGLHLDQMVLAMGIHQLNFRSKVLINLLDSMCDGLIECDDLLTSITVIRQGTFSQYDYGILKNLKLYGQVKPPAFDLSLIPKSLPLWMGYGGYDALADVTDVEHTLKELQSKPELLYLENYGHLDFLISVQGKKDVFKHMIRFFRSLGKSSS is encoded by the exons ATGGAGATGATAATGCTGATAATCCTCTCTCTCTTAATCCCAGCAATCTGCGGAGAATTCATTGCTCGCGGAGCCAATCTCCGGCACCAATCACCGGGTGAGACCTTATGCAGTCAGCTCATTGAACCTGCTGGCTACCCTTGTACCGAACACACT ATACAAACGAAGGATGGTTACTTGCTAGCTCTTCAACGTGTTTCATCACGTAATGGGAATATAAGGCTGCAACGTGGCCCTCCTGTTTTGCTTCAACACGGACTCTTTATG GCAGGTGATGCATGGTTTTTGGACTCTCCAGAGCAGTCATTAGGCTACATCCTTGCAGATGAGGGCTTTGATATATGGGTTGGAAATGTACGTGGGACATTTTGGAGTTATGGGCATGTATCTTTGTCAGACAAAGACAAG GAATTTTGGGACTGGAGCTGGCAGGAATTGGCTCTATTTGACCTTTCAGAAATGATACAACACATATATTCGACAGCAAACTCCAAAGTTTTTGTTGTTGGGCATTCCCAG GGGACACTCATGTCTCTGGCTGCTCTCACTCAGCCAAATATAGTGGAAATGGTTGAAGCTGCTGCTCTTTTATGTCCAATATCATACCTGGAACATATAAGTGCTCCATTTGTACTTCGAATGGTTGGCTTACATCTTGATCAG ATGGTTCTGGCCATGGGCATACATCAATTGAACTTTAGAAG TAAAGTGTTGATCAACCTTTTGGATTCCATGTGTGACGGTCTCATAGAATGTGATGACTTGCTAACTTCCATTACAG TGATTCGTCAGGGTACTTTTTCCCAATATGATTATGGAATATTGAAAAACCTGAAGCTGTATGGCCAGGTGAAACCCCCAGCATTTGATCTTAGTCTAATACCCAAGTCATTGCCATTATGGATGGGCTACGGGGGCTATGATGCTTTAGCAGACGTGACAGATGTGGAGCACACTCTCAAGGAGTTGCAGTCCAAACCTGAGTTGCTTTATCTGGAGAACTATGGTCATCTAGATTTCCTCATAAGTGTACAAGGAAAGAAAGACGTTTTCAAGCATATGATTAGATTTTTCAGGTCACTGGGCAAATCTAGTAGTTGA
- the LOC110656002 gene encoding triacylglycerol lipase 1 isoform X1, with protein sequence MEMIMLIILSLLIPAICGEFIARGANLRHQSPGETLCSQLIEPAGYPCTEHTIQTKDGYLLALQRVSSRNGNIRLQRGPPVLLQHGLFMAGDAWFLDSPEQSLGYILADEGFDIWVGNVRGTFWSYGHVSLSDKDKEFWDWSWQELALFDLSEMIQHIYSTANSKVFVVGHSQGTLMSLAALTQPNIVEMVEAAALLCPISYLEHISAPFVLRMVGLHLDQMVLAMGIHQLNFRSKVLINLLDSMCDGLIECDDLLTSITGQNCCLDSSSVDKFFEYEPHPSSAKNLHHLFQMIRQGTFSQYDYGILKNLKLYGQVKPPAFDLSLIPKSLPLWMGYGGYDALADVTDVEHTLKELQSKPELLYLENYGHLDFLISVQGKKDVFKHMIRFFRSLGKSSS encoded by the exons ATGGAGATGATAATGCTGATAATCCTCTCTCTCTTAATCCCAGCAATCTGCGGAGAATTCATTGCTCGCGGAGCCAATCTCCGGCACCAATCACCGGGTGAGACCTTATGCAGTCAGCTCATTGAACCTGCTGGCTACCCTTGTACCGAACACACT ATACAAACGAAGGATGGTTACTTGCTAGCTCTTCAACGTGTTTCATCACGTAATGGGAATATAAGGCTGCAACGTGGCCCTCCTGTTTTGCTTCAACACGGACTCTTTATG GCAGGTGATGCATGGTTTTTGGACTCTCCAGAGCAGTCATTAGGCTACATCCTTGCAGATGAGGGCTTTGATATATGGGTTGGAAATGTACGTGGGACATTTTGGAGTTATGGGCATGTATCTTTGTCAGACAAAGACAAG GAATTTTGGGACTGGAGCTGGCAGGAATTGGCTCTATTTGACCTTTCAGAAATGATACAACACATATATTCGACAGCAAACTCCAAAGTTTTTGTTGTTGGGCATTCCCAG GGGACACTCATGTCTCTGGCTGCTCTCACTCAGCCAAATATAGTGGAAATGGTTGAAGCTGCTGCTCTTTTATGTCCAATATCATACCTGGAACATATAAGTGCTCCATTTGTACTTCGAATGGTTGGCTTACATCTTGATCAG ATGGTTCTGGCCATGGGCATACATCAATTGAACTTTAGAAG TAAAGTGTTGATCAACCTTTTGGATTCCATGTGTGACGGTCTCATAGAATGTGATGACTTGCTAACTTCCATTACAG GGCAGAATTGTTGCCTTGACAGCTCAAGCGTGGACAAATTTTTTGAATATGAACCTCACCCATCGTCTGCAAAAAATCTGCATCATCTTTTCCAGA TGATTCGTCAGGGTACTTTTTCCCAATATGATTATGGAATATTGAAAAACCTGAAGCTGTATGGCCAGGTGAAACCCCCAGCATTTGATCTTAGTCTAATACCCAAGTCATTGCCATTATGGATGGGCTACGGGGGCTATGATGCTTTAGCAGACGTGACAGATGTGGAGCACACTCTCAAGGAGTTGCAGTCCAAACCTGAGTTGCTTTATCTGGAGAACTATGGTCATCTAGATTTCCTCATAAGTGTACAAGGAAAGAAAGACGTTTTCAAGCATATGATTAGATTTTTCAGGTCACTGGGCAAATCTAGTAGTTGA
- the LOC110656002 gene encoding triacylglycerol lipase 1 isoform X3: MIQTKDGYLLALQRVSSRNGNIRLQRGPPVLLQHGLFMAGDAWFLDSPEQSLGYILADEGFDIWVGNVRGTFWSYGHVSLSDKDKEFWDWSWQELALFDLSEMIQHIYSTANSKVFVVGHSQGTLMSLAALTQPNIVEMVEAAALLCPISYLEHISAPFVLRMVGLHLDQMVLAMGIHQLNFRSKVLINLLDSMCDGLIECDDLLTSITGQNCCLDSSSVDKFFEYEPHPSSAKNLHHLFQMIRQGTFSQYDYGILKNLKLYGQVKPPAFDLSLIPKSLPLWMGYGGYDALADVTDVEHTLKELQSKPELLYLENYGHLDFLISVQGKKDVFKHMIRFFRSLGKSSS, from the exons ATG ATACAAACGAAGGATGGTTACTTGCTAGCTCTTCAACGTGTTTCATCACGTAATGGGAATATAAGGCTGCAACGTGGCCCTCCTGTTTTGCTTCAACACGGACTCTTTATG GCAGGTGATGCATGGTTTTTGGACTCTCCAGAGCAGTCATTAGGCTACATCCTTGCAGATGAGGGCTTTGATATATGGGTTGGAAATGTACGTGGGACATTTTGGAGTTATGGGCATGTATCTTTGTCAGACAAAGACAAG GAATTTTGGGACTGGAGCTGGCAGGAATTGGCTCTATTTGACCTTTCAGAAATGATACAACACATATATTCGACAGCAAACTCCAAAGTTTTTGTTGTTGGGCATTCCCAG GGGACACTCATGTCTCTGGCTGCTCTCACTCAGCCAAATATAGTGGAAATGGTTGAAGCTGCTGCTCTTTTATGTCCAATATCATACCTGGAACATATAAGTGCTCCATTTGTACTTCGAATGGTTGGCTTACATCTTGATCAG ATGGTTCTGGCCATGGGCATACATCAATTGAACTTTAGAAG TAAAGTGTTGATCAACCTTTTGGATTCCATGTGTGACGGTCTCATAGAATGTGATGACTTGCTAACTTCCATTACAG GGCAGAATTGTTGCCTTGACAGCTCAAGCGTGGACAAATTTTTTGAATATGAACCTCACCCATCGTCTGCAAAAAATCTGCATCATCTTTTCCAGA TGATTCGTCAGGGTACTTTTTCCCAATATGATTATGGAATATTGAAAAACCTGAAGCTGTATGGCCAGGTGAAACCCCCAGCATTTGATCTTAGTCTAATACCCAAGTCATTGCCATTATGGATGGGCTACGGGGGCTATGATGCTTTAGCAGACGTGACAGATGTGGAGCACACTCTCAAGGAGTTGCAGTCCAAACCTGAGTTGCTTTATCTGGAGAACTATGGTCATCTAGATTTCCTCATAAGTGTACAAGGAAAGAAAGACGTTTTCAAGCATATGATTAGATTTTTCAGGTCACTGGGCAAATCTAGTAGTTGA